A region of the bacterium genome:
TTCGTATGTTTATTGTTTAAATAATCCAGTAAAATTAGTTGATCCTATGGGGTTATGGGAGATAATAGGTCCTAGTCCTAAGCCATGTTATGAACAATGTTATTGGGACTGTCGCCGTGAACATCGATGTGCTGAACCACTTAAAAGTGCAGTGAAAATATATTGTTTTGTAGCGTGTTTCCTTGAATGTCTTAAAAGTCCATTTCCTTCTCCACCATCTGATGGGTTTCGTGGTCCAGAGCCTGGACCTGCTCCCCCTTATCCTCCTATAAAAGAAAAGTAAAAATGGGTAATGTGCTTTATAGGTATTGCTTATATAAATTGATAATAATTTTTGTTCTCCCAGTAATATTGGTTGCAATAGGTATATTTTTTAGAAAACATTCTTTAAAAATACAAAAACTTATATCTTTTCCATTGATTGCTGGTTGTTTAACTATCTGGTTCCTGTCGTGTTTTATTTATATACCATTAAATATAGTTAAGCTTGAATCTAAGATTACAGTAATTCTTCTTGGATTATTAGTAAGCCTTTGTGGATTAATCTTTGGTATATTGATAAGCAATAAAATATTGGCAGTAAAATTTAAACTTATGTCTTTCAGCACAATAGGAATGTTTTTTACTGTTTTGATAGGAGGGATGATAATGGGTAGTTTAGTAGGACTTTGTTTTGAAGCTGGATTTTTTAATCCTCCTATTATACAAAAAATTGATGCCGTATTTCCTTTTTCTGCTCTTATTTTTGTTTTAATGGCATGTTTGGGTGGCTCTCTTGGCGCAATGCTATGGAGCAAAAAATTAAAAGAACAAGTAAAAGATTACAACTCAAAAGGTGGACAAATATAAGGTAAATATGCTAAACTTTAAACAAAGGAGAAATTAAAAATGGAAGAGAATGTTTTAACGCTAAAATATCCAGATGATCTTCTGCTTTCCCTTAAAGAAAGTAAAGAAAGGTTTGAGGAAGAAGCAAGGTATCTCTTAGCCCTGAAACTTTATGAGCTTGGCAAAATCTCTTCTGGCAAGGCGGCAAAATTAGCTGGCTTAAACAGGGTGAATTTTCTAATGAGGCTTGGACAATATAAGGTTTCTCCCTTTCAAGTAGAGCTAAAGGAGATTTTAGAAGAATCCAAAAGATGAGTATTAAAGGAAAAGGGATTGTGGTGAATACATCACCTTGGATTGCCCTTTCAATATGTGGGAAGACCTCTTTGCTTAAGGAGCTTTATGCTGAAGTTTATCTTCCCTTTAAGGTAAAAGAAGAAATCTTGGCTGGCGGTGAGCAAGGTCTTGGAGTTCAAGAGCTAAAGGCAAGTCCCTGGCTTTTAATTGAAAAGGTTGCTGATCGGGAAAAGATAGAGCTATTATATGAGCTAGAACAGGGTGAGGCAGAGGTTGTTATCCTGGCAAAAGAAAAAGGGATAAAGCAGGTTCTAATCGACGAAAAAATTGCCAGATTGCAAGCAAAGGTTTTGGGGCTTGAGGTAATAGGAACATTGGGTCTGC
Encoded here:
- a CDS encoding RHS repeat-associated core domain-containing protein, which encodes IPQSAFRNSFLFTSREYEPKANLYYYRARYYDPGVGRFLSTDPILRPPSCPTCPGANTFPIEGAGLLGYPTMNKKMLRNPQRLHSYVYCLNNPVKLVDPMGLWEIIGPSPKPCYEQCYWDCRREHRCAEPLKSAVKIYCFVACFLECLKSPFPSPPSDGFRGPEPGPAPPYPPIKEK
- a CDS encoding UPF0175 family protein — encoded protein: MEENVLTLKYPDDLLLSLKESKERFEEEARYLLALKLYELGKISSGKAAKLAGLNRVNFLMRLGQYKVSPFQVELKEILEESKR
- a CDS encoding DUF3368 domain-containing protein, with the translated sequence MSIKGKGIVVNTSPWIALSICGKTSLLKELYAEVYLPFKVKEEILAGGEQGLGVQELKASPWLLIEKVADREKIELLYELEQGEAEVVILAKEKGIKQVLIDEKIARLQAKVLGLEVIGTLGLLLKAKKKRLLSSIKPSISQMLENGIWIKEEIIKGLLKEAREE